A single window of Alphaproteobacteria bacterium DNA harbors:
- the csrA gene encoding carbon storage regulator CsrA: MLYLTRKIGDSIIINDDIEVTVVDVRGKSIKLGLTFPEDVSVYRHEVYERIQAEKAGEGATDGNAGGEAADAPDEEAPVKTTDGPAE, translated from the coding sequence ATGCTCTATCTGACGCGCAAAATCGGTGATTCCATCATCATCAACGACGACATCGAAGTGACCGTCGTCGACGTGCGCGGGAAATCGATCAAGCTCGGCCTGACCTTCCCCGAGGACGTCTCGGTCTACCGCCATGAGGTCTATGAGCGCATCCAGGCCGAAAAGGCGGGCGAAGGCGCCACGGATGGCAACGCCGGTGGCGAGGCCGCCGATGCGCCGGACGAAGAAGCGCCCGTCAAGACGACAGACGGCCCCGCCGAGTAA
- the flgC gene encoding flagellar basal body rod protein FlgC encodes MSDLNKAMQIAASGMLAQNVRVRIISQNIANVDSLATSPNQLPYQRQTVSFRNVFDRTLDTHKVAVHDIGVDNSEFSRRFEPGHPAADDTGYVLLPNVKTMIEMVDLRAAQRSYQANLRVVDVARTMVSRTLELLQ; translated from the coding sequence ATGTCTGATCTCAACAAGGCCATGCAGATCGCCGCATCGGGTATGCTCGCCCAGAATGTGCGTGTCCGCATCATTTCCCAGAACATCGCCAACGTCGACAGCCTGGCGACCAGCCCCAACCAGCTGCCCTACCAGCGCCAGACCGTCAGTTTCCGCAATGTGTTCGACCGGACGCTGGACACGCACAAGGTCGCGGTGCACGACATCGGCGTCGACAATTCCGAATTCAGCCGCCGGTTCGAGCCGGGCCATCCGGCCGCGGACGACACCGGCTATGTGCTGCTGCCGAACGTCAAGACGATGATCGAGATGGTCGATCTGCGCGCCGCGCAGCGCAGTTACCAGGCCAACCTCCGGGTCGTCGATGTGGCCCGCACGATGGTGTCGCGCACCCTGGAGCTGCTCCAGTAA
- a CDS encoding flagellar hook-basal body complex protein FliE — MTANLTSAIGAYTNAARGGAGIEPRPQQAGESFSDLVQSAAEGALQSGLRAEAVTLEAIDGSAEVSEVVTAIADAEIALQTVVAMRDQVVAAYQEILRMPI; from the coding sequence ATGACTGCCAACCTCACCAGCGCCATCGGCGCATACACCAATGCCGCACGCGGCGGCGCCGGGATCGAACCCCGGCCCCAGCAAGCCGGAGAGAGTTTCTCCGACCTGGTCCAGTCCGCCGCCGAAGGCGCACTGCAATCGGGCCTACGGGCCGAGGCCGTGACCCTCGAGGCGATCGACGGCAGCGCCGAGGTCTCGGAGGTGGTGACCGCCATCGCCGATGCCGAAATCGCGCTGCAGACCGTCGTTGCGATGCGCGATCAGGTCGTCGCGGCCTATCAGGAAATTCTCCGCATGCCGATCTGA
- the fliQ gene encoding flagellar biosynthesis protein FliQ, which yields MDTATVLDISREAVIVLLKLSAPLMITALVVGLIVSLFQALTQIQEMTLAFVPKILVIFVSLLVFLPFMITTLITFTEGLADRIIGLG from the coding sequence ATGGATACCGCCACCGTTCTCGACATTTCGCGTGAAGCCGTGATCGTGCTTCTGAAATTGTCGGCCCCGCTGATGATCACCGCCCTGGTCGTCGGTCTGATTGTCTCGCTGTTTCAGGCGCTGACCCAGATCCAGGAAATGACGCTCGCCTTCGTGCCGAAGATCCTCGTGATTTTCGTCTCGCTGCTGGTCTTCCTGCCGTTCATGATCACGACCCTGATAACCTTCACCGAAGGACTGGCCGACCGGATCATCGGCCTTGGCTGA
- the fliR gene encoding flagellar biosynthetic protein FliR — translation MLEGLLVTDVYLFMMIFARLGSALMLLPGFGEVSVPVRVRLIVALTVTFLVFPIVSSTIPATPPILSELFLLLGGEILIGIAIGAIARLLLSMLQVGGTIIAFNSGLASAQLFDPTAGQQGAITGAFLATIGVTLLFVTNMHHVMLMGLVDSYVLFVPGQGFPVGDFSDMAARVVADSFRLGLQIALPVLVVGMLIYVSMGLMARLMPQIQVFFIALPLQILVGFSILSITLGVSMIVFLDHFETVMGGFLRSS, via the coding sequence ATGCTTGAAGGTCTGCTGGTCACCGATGTCTATCTGTTCATGATGATCTTCGCGCGCCTCGGCAGCGCGCTGATGCTGCTGCCGGGATTCGGTGAGGTCAGCGTGCCGGTGCGGGTCCGCCTGATTGTCGCGCTCACCGTGACCTTCCTGGTTTTCCCGATCGTCTCGTCCACCATCCCCGCGACCCCGCCGATCCTGTCGGAACTGTTTCTTCTGTTGGGCGGCGAGATACTGATCGGGATCGCAATCGGCGCCATTGCCCGGCTTCTGCTGTCGATGTTGCAGGTCGGCGGCACGATCATCGCGTTCAACTCGGGCCTTGCCAGCGCCCAGCTCTTCGATCCCACGGCCGGTCAGCAGGGTGCGATCACGGGGGCCTTCCTGGCCACCATCGGCGTGACCCTGCTGTTCGTCACCAACATGCACCATGTGATGCTGATGGGGCTGGTCGACAGCTATGTACTCTTCGTGCCGGGGCAGGGCTTCCCCGTCGGGGACTTCTCGGACATGGCCGCGCGGGTGGTGGCGGACAGTTTCCGGCTCGGCCTGCAGATCGCACTTCCGGTGCTGGTCGTCGGCATGCTGATCTATGTCTCGATGGGCCTGATGGCCCGGCTGATGCCGCAGATCCAGGTCTTCTTTATCGCCCTGCCGCTGCAGATCCTCGTCGGGTTTTCCATTCTCTCGATCACGCTGGGCGTCAGCATGATCGTGTTCCTCGATCATTTCGAGACCGTCATGGGCGGTTTCCTGCGGTCGTCATAG
- the flhB gene encoding flagellar biosynthesis protein FlhB, whose product MADQDQDDAQKTEEPTAKRLQDARKKGNVAQSREITNWFVLLSGTMAVGLFLPSTGSAMIRDLRRFIERPHDIAFGQESLGLLLTEVASGVALAIAFPMLLFVLAAIAAPLVQHGIIYAPEKLKPSLEKISPIKGLKRMFSLRSVTELVKGLFKIAMVAAVAAAVIIPELEEIPHIPVMDLRTVLELLFKLGVKIFGGVVIVLTALALIDFMYQIFDHRKKLRMTRQEVRDEAKQAEGDPHVKARLRQIRMERSRQRMMQAVPTADVVITNPTHYAVALSYDQEMMAAPKVVAKGVDAVAFRIRETAEEHDVPVFENPPLARGLFASVEIDEFIQPEHFKAVAEIIAFVMGISKVRPKPLRDGDLTLPGDAD is encoded by the coding sequence ATGGCCGATCAGGATCAGGACGACGCGCAAAAAACAGAAGAGCCGACCGCCAAGCGTCTGCAGGATGCCCGCAAGAAGGGCAATGTGGCCCAGTCGCGCGAGATCACGAACTGGTTCGTGCTGTTGTCGGGCACCATGGCGGTCGGGCTCTTTCTGCCGTCGACCGGCAGCGCGATGATCCGCGACCTGCGGCGTTTCATCGAGCGGCCGCATGATATCGCATTCGGCCAGGAATCCCTGGGACTGCTGCTGACCGAAGTCGCGTCGGGGGTCGCGCTGGCGATTGCCTTCCCGATGCTGCTGTTCGTGCTGGCGGCGATCGCCGCGCCGCTTGTGCAGCACGGCATCATATATGCGCCCGAGAAGCTGAAGCCGAGCCTCGAGAAAATATCCCCGATCAAGGGTCTGAAGCGCATGTTCTCGCTGCGCTCGGTGACCGAACTGGTCAAGGGTCTGTTCAAGATCGCCATGGTGGCCGCGGTCGCGGCGGCGGTGATCATCCCCGAACTCGAGGAGATACCGCATATCCCGGTCATGGATCTGCGCACGGTCCTGGAGCTTCTGTTCAAGCTGGGGGTGAAGATTTTCGGCGGCGTCGTGATTGTGCTGACGGCGCTGGCCCTGATCGACTTCATGTATCAGATATTCGACCATCGCAAAAAACTGCGCATGACCCGCCAGGAAGTGCGCGACGAGGCGAAGCAGGCCGAGGGTGACCCGCACGTCAAGGCGCGGCTGCGCCAGATACGCATGGAACGCTCGCGCCAACGCATGATGCAGGCGGTGCCGACGGCGGATGTGGTGATCACCAACCCGACCCATTATGCCGTGGCACTTTCTTATGATCAGGAGATGATGGCGGCGCCGAAGGTCGTGGCGAAGGGCGTGGACGCGGTGGCGTTCCGGATTCGCGAGACCGCCGAGGAACATGACGTGCCGGTCTTCGAGAACCCGCCGCTCGCGCGGGGTCTTTTCGCCTCGGTAGAGATCGACGAGTTCATCCAGCCCGAACATTTCAAGGCGGTCGCCGAGATCATTGCGTTCGTGATGGGAATCTCGAAGGTACGCCCCAAACCGTTGCGCGACGGTGACCTGACTCTTCCCGGCGATGCGGATTGA
- a CDS encoding PAS domain S-box protein: MADAAATGYELMDEGTQARLKAARAGPAMGAVMGAAKPTAERSTKSADSGSTEDSLLIGTVAAIFAVSLAGIGVFAWLGPTNEQLAVAIGAIVLVKVTGLIGLWVMIRRQRRLVRNSAIWSAVGNVLPFPCCIVDPNGRAVFSNAGYKSMFPDSDHAPLARLGERIGGGLETSERLGRLTSAVANNVPMTDEIQISDTGDGITWLRMSAYPLADVPGAALWAVEDISARRRMEQTIHDEQAKLVDFLEHAPIGFYSVDQDGRFLFVNNALATWLGYTTEEMLAGEMHLHDFLSTRPSPEVPAFRPSLLAPDETVTGGYEISLTARDGRAIQVYIGQTEVRTDEGEVRTRSVVRDLTPEREWEQALRRSEQRFARFFEDAPVGIVLLDAEGRVTESNRAWRTLVAPVEQKLLGRPIRDFVASEDDGKVTTWLDRVMSDADLTAPMDVRLRTANDAGVSRIATMYVSRMDDGQGGVYGLIVHFLETTEQRSLEEQFAQGQKMQAVGQLAGGIAHDFNNLLTAMIGFCDLLLLRHSPGDQSFGDIMQIKQNANRAARLVRQLLAFSRQQTLQPRILSMTDVLGDLANLLRRLIGANIRLNMVHGRDLSLVRADQGQVEQVIINLAVNARDAMTEGGELTIETGNQTFITSQRRGGETVPPGDYVSVRVVDTGVGIPKENLEHIFEPFFTTKEVGAGTGLGLSTVYGIVKQTGGYVLVDSDTGAGTSFTIYLPAHAQEAGAAEKAEAADSPSAADTTGAGTVLVVEDEDAVRLFSARALRAKGYKVLEARTGEAAMELMGVVAEPIDLLITDAVMPEMDGPTLIKNVREEKPEMPVICISGYAEETFRNRLGEDQDIHFLPKPFSLAQLAGKVKEVMDRVPA, from the coding sequence TTGGCGGACGCGGCGGCAACGGGCTATGAGTTGATGGATGAGGGAACGCAAGCCCGGCTGAAAGCGGCCCGGGCAGGCCCGGCGATGGGAGCGGTGATGGGAGCGGCGAAGCCGACAGCGGAGCGCAGCACTAAAAGCGCGGACTCGGGTTCGACCGAGGATTCACTGCTGATCGGCACGGTCGCGGCGATCTTCGCGGTGTCGCTGGCCGGAATCGGCGTATTCGCATGGCTCGGCCCCACCAACGAACAACTCGCTGTCGCGATCGGCGCGATTGTCCTCGTCAAGGTGACGGGTCTCATTGGCCTGTGGGTGATGATCCGGCGCCAGCGCCGCCTGGTGCGCAATTCGGCCATCTGGAGCGCGGTCGGCAACGTGCTGCCCTTTCCCTGTTGCATCGTCGACCCGAACGGCCGCGCCGTGTTTTCGAACGCCGGCTACAAGTCCATGTTTCCGGATTCCGATCACGCCCCCCTGGCCCGGCTGGGGGAACGGATTGGCGGCGGCCTTGAAACCTCCGAACGGCTCGGACGCCTGACATCGGCGGTGGCGAACAACGTGCCGATGACCGATGAGATACAGATATCCGACACGGGCGACGGGATCACATGGTTGCGGATGTCCGCCTACCCGCTGGCCGACGTGCCGGGTGCGGCGCTCTGGGCCGTCGAGGATATCAGCGCGCGTCGGCGGATGGAGCAGACCATCCATGACGAGCAGGCGAAGCTTGTCGATTTCCTCGAGCATGCGCCGATCGGCTTCTATTCCGTCGACCAGGACGGCCGGTTCTTGTTTGTGAACAACGCTCTCGCGACATGGCTCGGATACACGACCGAAGAAATGCTGGCGGGGGAGATGCACCTGCATGATTTCCTGTCGACGCGGCCGTCTCCCGAGGTGCCGGCCTTCCGTCCAAGCCTGCTGGCGCCGGACGAAACCGTGACCGGCGGGTACGAAATTTCGCTGACGGCCCGCGATGGCCGGGCGATACAGGTCTATATCGGGCAGACGGAAGTCCGCACCGATGAGGGTGAGGTGCGCACCCGTTCGGTTGTGCGCGACCTGACACCCGAACGCGAATGGGAACAGGCGCTACGCCGCTCCGAACAGCGCTTTGCCCGATTCTTCGAAGATGCGCCCGTCGGCATTGTGCTGCTCGACGCGGAAGGCCGGGTGACGGAATCCAACCGGGCGTGGCGTACCCTGGTGGCGCCGGTGGAACAGAAGCTGCTCGGCCGGCCGATCCGCGACTTCGTGGCGTCGGAGGATGACGGCAAGGTCACGACGTGGCTCGACCGGGTGATGTCCGATGCGGACCTGACCGCGCCCATGGACGTGCGGCTGCGGACGGCCAACGATGCCGGGGTCAGCCGGATCGCGACCATGTATGTCAGCCGCATGGATGATGGTCAGGGCGGTGTTTACGGGCTGATCGTGCATTTTCTCGAGACCACGGAGCAACGCTCGCTGGAAGAGCAGTTTGCGCAGGGCCAGAAGATGCAGGCGGTCGGACAACTGGCCGGCGGTATCGCCCATGACTTTAACAATCTGCTGACCGCGATGATCGGGTTCTGCGACCTGCTCCTGCTGCGCCACAGCCCGGGCGACCAGTCGTTCGGCGACATCATGCAGATCAAGCAGAACGCCAATCGTGCCGCCCGACTGGTTCGCCAGTTGCTGGCCTTCTCGCGTCAGCAGACCCTGCAGCCCCGCATTTTGTCGATGACCGATGTGCTCGGGGATCTGGCGAACCTGTTGCGCCGCCTGATCGGTGCGAATATCCGGCTGAACATGGTGCACGGGCGCGATCTTTCGCTGGTGCGGGCCGATCAGGGGCAGGTCGAACAGGTCATCATCAACCTGGCGGTGAATGCCCGCGACGCGATGACCGAGGGCGGCGAACTCACCATCGAGACCGGCAACCAGACCTTCATCACCAGCCAGCGCCGGGGTGGCGAGACCGTGCCGCCTGGCGACTATGTGTCGGTCAGGGTCGTGGATACCGGGGTCGGAATCCCGAAGGAGAATCTCGAGCATATTTTCGAGCCCTTCTTTACCACCAAGGAAGTCGGGGCCGGGACGGGGCTGGGGCTGTCCACGGTCTATGGCATCGTCAAGCAGACCGGCGGCTATGTTCTGGTGGATTCCGATACGGGTGCGGGCACGTCGTTCACGATTTACCTGCCGGCGCATGCGCAGGAAGCGGGTGCGGCGGAGAAGGCCGAGGCGGCGGATTCCCCGAGCGCGGCGGACACCACCGGCGCCGGCACGGTGCTGGTGGTCGAGGATGAGGATGCCGTGCGGCTGTTTTCGGCGCGCGCGCTCCGCGCCAAGGGATACAAGGTCCTGGAGGCGCGTACCGGGGAGGCGGCGATGGAGCTGATGGGGGTTGTCGCGGAGCCGATCGACCTTCTCATTACGGACGCGGTGATGCCGGAAATGGACGGCCCGACCCTGATCAAGAATGTGCGTGAAGAGAAGCCCGAAATGCCGGTCATCTGTATCTCGGGCTATGCCGAGGAAACCTTCCGGAACCGGCTCGGCGAGGATCAGGATATCCATTTCCTGCCCAAGCCGTTCTCGCTCGCCCAGCTGGCCGGCAAGGTGAAGGAAGTGATGGACCGGGTGCCGGCCTAG
- the recA gene encoding recombinase RecA, with amino-acid sequence MSSTQLRVVEGNMKTEDRNKALDAALSQIEKAYGKGSIMRLGDDNAVEIAATSTGSLGLDIALGIGGVPRGRVVEIYGPESSGKTTLALHVIAEAQKTNGTCAFIDAEHALDPTYARKLGVNLDDLLISQPDAGEQALEIADTLVRSGAVDILVVDSVAALVPRAELEGEMGDSLPGLHARLMSQALRKLTGSIARSDTTVIFINQIRHKIGVMFGSPETTTGGNALKFYASVRLDIRRIGSIKDRDEVVGNQTRVKVVKNKLAPPFKIVEFDIMYGEGVSKMGELLDLGVQAGIIDKSGAWFSYGDERVGQGRENAKTFFKENPEIAAEIEMKIRANAGLIADAMLGNPEEFKDDDAGSDAGPDGSPGASPDAAKNAAEGD; translated from the coding sequence ATGAGCAGCACACAGCTTCGCGTCGTCGAGGGCAACATGAAAACCGAAGACCGCAACAAGGCCCTGGATGCCGCGTTGAGCCAGATCGAGAAGGCCTATGGCAAGGGCTCGATCATGCGGCTCGGCGATGACAACGCCGTCGAGATTGCCGCCACATCCACCGGCTCGCTGGGCCTTGATATCGCCCTCGGCATCGGCGGCGTACCGCGCGGCCGGGTCGTGGAGATTTATGGCCCCGAGAGCTCGGGCAAGACGACGCTGGCCCTGCATGTGATCGCCGAGGCCCAGAAGACCAACGGCACCTGCGCCTTCATCGATGCCGAGCATGCGCTCGACCCGACCTACGCCCGCAAGCTGGGTGTCAACCTCGACGATCTTCTGATCTCGCAGCCCGATGCCGGCGAACAGGCACTTGAAATCGCGGATACGCTGGTGCGTTCGGGGGCCGTCGATATTCTGGTGGTGGACAGTGTCGCCGCCCTGGTGCCGCGCGCCGAACTCGAAGGCGAGATGGGGGATTCACTCCCCGGCCTGCATGCCCGGCTGATGAGCCAGGCGCTGCGCAAGCTGACCGGCTCGATCGCGCGTTCGGACACGACCGTGATCTTCATCAACCAGATCCGCCACAAGATCGGCGTCATGTTCGGCAGCCCGGAAACCACGACCGGTGGTAACGCGCTGAAATTCTACGCCTCGGTCCGCCTCGACATTCGTCGCATCGGTTCGATCAAGGACCGTGACGAGGTCGTCGGCAACCAGACCCGCGTCAAGGTGGTCAAGAACAAGCTGGCGCCGCCGTTCAAGATCGTTGAATTCGACATCATGTATGGCGAGGGGGTCTCGAAGATGGGCGAACTGCTCGATCTCGGGGTCCAGGCCGGGATCATCGACAAGTCGGGGGCGTGGTTCTCCTACGGTGACGAGCGGGTCGGACAGGGCCGGGAGAACGCCAAGACGTTCTTCAAGGAAAACCCGGAGATCGCGGCGGAGATCGAGATGAAAATCCGCGCCAACGCCGGACTGATCGCCGATGCCATGTTGGGCAATCCGGAGGAGTTCAAGGACGACGATGCCGGATCGGATGCGGGACCGGACGGATCGCCCGGCGCATCCCCGGATGCTGCCAAGAACGCCGCCGAAGGCGATTGA
- the alaS gene encoding alanine--tRNA ligase, whose product MATTSEIRSAFLDYFAQDGHEVVESSPLVPHNDPTLLFTNAGMVQFKNVFTGAENRPYSRATTSQKCVRAGGKHNDLENVGYTARHHTFFEMLGNFSFGDYFKEHAIELAWNLITKEYGLPADRLIATVYAEDDEAFDLWKKIAGLSEDKIIRIATHDNFWAMGDTGPCGPCSEIFFDHGDKIPGGPPGSPDEDGDRFIEVWNLVFMQYEQRNADLREDLPKPSIDTGMGLERIAAVLQGKHDNYDIDLMRGLIEASAHAANVDPDGEGAVSHRVIADHLRACSFLMADGVLPSNEGRGYVLRRIMRRGMRHAHLLGCRDPLMHRLVPSLVSAMGDAFPDLRRAQPLVTETFRLEEERFKQTLDRGLKLLEEETDKLGHGAALSGEVAFRLYDTFGFPLDLTEDILRGQGRSVDNAAFDAAMDAQRAAARRAWSGSGDAATEEVWFDIREETGATEFLGYDTDVAEGKVVAIVVDGERVDTATSGQDVAVIVNQTPFYGESGGQMGDAGVMFSPDGAEIGVRDTQKKLGDLHVHLGTVSGKPLSVGDVVELRIDTMRRDRLRANHSATHLLHEALRGELGAHVAQKGSLVAPDRLRFDISHTKPMDAAEIAAVEAEVNDRVAVNAPVNTTLMTPDEAIDAGALALFGEKYGDEVRVVAMGGAANDDVEGNRVAYSVELCGGTHVRRTGDIGLIKIVSESAVSAGVRRIEALTGPDARAYMETQDRLLRETADILRTTPDAVPERVTQLLEERRKLERELTETRRKLAAGGGGVSSGDDASQDIGGVTFTARALTDVPPRELKSLVDDIKDSVGSGIVAVAGAFDGKGSIVVGVTSDLIKRFSAVDLVRIGVAELGGKGGGGRPDMAQGGGPDPAKTDAALAAIEAALKNELAV is encoded by the coding sequence ATGGCGACCACCAGCGAAATACGTTCAGCGTTTCTCGATTATTTTGCCCAGGACGGGCATGAGGTCGTCGAGTCATCACCCCTCGTGCCCCATAACGACCCCACGTTGTTGTTCACCAATGCGGGCATGGTGCAGTTTAAAAACGTGTTCACGGGTGCGGAGAACCGGCCCTATAGCCGCGCCACCACATCACAGAAATGCGTGCGCGCAGGCGGCAAGCATAATGACCTCGAGAATGTCGGTTATACGGCCCGCCATCACACATTCTTCGAGATGCTCGGCAATTTCTCGTTCGGCGATTATTTCAAGGAACATGCGATCGAGCTCGCCTGGAACCTGATCACCAAGGAATATGGCCTGCCCGCCGATCGTCTGATCGCGACGGTCTATGCCGAGGATGACGAGGCGTTCGATCTCTGGAAGAAGATCGCCGGCTTGTCGGAAGACAAGATCATCCGTATCGCGACCCACGATAATTTCTGGGCCATGGGCGATACCGGGCCATGTGGGCCGTGTTCGGAAATTTTCTTTGACCATGGCGACAAGATCCCCGGCGGCCCCCCCGGCAGTCCGGACGAAGACGGCGACAGGTTCATCGAGGTCTGGAACCTCGTGTTCATGCAGTATGAGCAGCGCAATGCGGATTTGCGTGAAGACTTGCCCAAGCCGTCGATCGACACGGGCATGGGACTGGAGCGGATCGCCGCGGTGCTTCAGGGCAAGCATGACAATTACGATATCGATCTGATGCGCGGCCTGATTGAGGCCTCGGCCCATGCTGCCAATGTGGACCCGGATGGCGAAGGCGCGGTCAGCCACCGGGTGATCGCCGACCATCTGAGGGCCTGTTCGTTCCTGATGGCAGACGGCGTGCTGCCGTCGAACGAGGGGCGCGGCTATGTCCTCCGCCGGATCATGCGCCGCGGCATGCGGCACGCCCATCTTCTGGGCTGTCGCGATCCGCTGATGCACCGGCTGGTGCCGTCGCTGGTCTCTGCCATGGGAGACGCGTTTCCGGATTTGCGTCGGGCCCAACCGCTTGTCACCGAGACCTTCCGGCTGGAGGAAGAACGGTTCAAGCAGACCCTCGATCGCGGCCTGAAGCTGCTCGAAGAGGAAACCGACAAGCTGGGTCACGGTGCGGCTCTGTCGGGCGAGGTGGCGTTTCGCCTGTATGACACGTTCGGCTTTCCGCTCGACCTGACCGAGGACATCCTGCGGGGACAGGGTCGTTCGGTCGACAACGCGGCATTCGATGCGGCGATGGACGCGCAGCGCGCTGCCGCCCGGCGGGCCTGGTCGGGCTCGGGCGACGCCGCGACCGAGGAGGTCTGGTTCGATATCCGTGAGGAGACCGGCGCCACCGAATTTCTGGGCTATGACACCGATGTTGCCGAAGGGAAAGTCGTCGCGATCGTCGTCGATGGAGAGCGGGTCGACACCGCCACGTCGGGGCAGGATGTGGCCGTCATCGTCAACCAGACCCCGTTCTACGGGGAATCCGGTGGTCAGATGGGCGACGCAGGCGTGATGTTCAGCCCCGATGGTGCGGAGATCGGGGTCCGCGATACCCAGAAAAAGCTGGGTGATTTGCATGTTCATCTCGGCACCGTCTCGGGCAAGCCGCTGTCGGTCGGCGATGTCGTCGAATTGCGGATCGATACCATGCGCCGCGACCGGCTGCGGGCCAATCACTCGGCGACCCATCTGCTGCACGAGGCGTTGCGTGGTGAATTGGGTGCGCATGTCGCCCAGAAGGGCTCGCTGGTGGCGCCCGACCGTTTGCGGTTCGATATCTCTCATACCAAACCAATGGATGCGGCAGAAATCGCCGCGGTCGAGGCCGAGGTCAATGACCGGGTTGCGGTCAACGCGCCCGTCAACACGACCCTGATGACACCCGATGAAGCGATCGACGCCGGGGCACTGGCTCTGTTCGGTGAGAAGTATGGCGATGAGGTTCGGGTCGTCGCGATGGGTGGTGCCGCCAACGACGATGTTGAGGGAAACCGCGTGGCCTATTCGGTGGAACTGTGCGGCGGCACCCATGTGCGCCGGACGGGGGACATCGGCTTGATCAAGATTGTCTCGGAAAGTGCGGTCTCGGCGGGTGTGCGCCGTATCGAAGCACTCACAGGCCCCGATGCGCGCGCCTATATGGAAACCCAGGACCGGCTGTTGCGCGAGACGGCTGACATTCTGCGGACCACGCCGGATGCCGTGCCCGAACGGGTGACGCAGCTGCTCGAGGAACGCAGGAAACTCGAGCGCGAACTCACCGAGACCCGACGCAAACTCGCAGCGGGCGGCGGGGGAGTGTCGTCCGGTGACGACGCGTCTCAGGATATCGGCGGCGTGACATTCACGGCGCGGGCCCTGACCGATGTACCGCCGCGAGAACTCAAAAGCCTGGTCGATGACATCAAGGACAGCGTCGGTTCCGGCATCGTTGCCGTGGCGGGGGCGTTTGACGGAAAGGGCTCGATCGTGGTCGGCGTGACGTCGGATCTGATCAAGCGGTTCAGCGCGGTCGATCTCGTTCGCATCGGCGTGGCGGAGCTGGGCGGCAAGGGCGGCGGCGGACGTCCGGACATGGCCCAGGGCGGCGGACCGGATCCCGCGAAGACCGATGCTGCGTTGGCGGCCATCGAGGCGGCATTGAAAAACGAACTGGCTGTCTGA
- a CDS encoding MoxR family ATPase, with translation MRFEGTKTYVATDDLQIAVNAAITLERPLLVKGEPGTGKTVLAHEIADALGAPLIEWHVKSTTKAQHGLYEYDAVARLRDGQLGDARVQDISNYIVQGKLWEAFESEQRPVLLIDEIDKADIEFPNDLLLEIDRMEFHVYETKQTIVARHRPIVIITSNNEKELPDAFLRRCFFHYIAFPDADTMTRIVDVHHPDIKKRLLREALTSFYDLREVPGLKKKPSTSELLDWLKLLMAEDIDPEELRTNDPAKLIPPLYGALLKSEQDVQLFERLAFLNRRERAGS, from the coding sequence ATGCGCTTCGAAGGCACCAAGACCTATGTCGCGACCGACGATCTGCAGATTGCGGTTAATGCGGCGATCACCCTCGAGCGTCCGCTGCTCGTGAAGGGCGAGCCGGGTACGGGCAAGACCGTCCTGGCGCATGAGATCGCCGATGCGCTGGGGGCGCCGCTCATCGAGTGGCACGTCAAATCCACGACCAAGGCCCAGCACGGCCTGTATGAATATGACGCCGTGGCGCGGTTGCGCGATGGCCAGCTCGGGGACGCGCGTGTCCAGGATATTTCCAACTACATCGTCCAGGGCAAGCTCTGGGAGGCATTCGAGAGCGAGCAGCGGCCGGTCCTGCTGATCGACGAGATCGACAAGGCGGATATCGAGTTTCCCAATGATCTGTTGCTCGAGATCGACCGGATGGAGTTCCACGTCTACGAGACGAAGCAGACGATCGTGGCGCGGCACCGCCCGATCGTGATCATCACGTCGAACAACGAAAAGGAACTGCCCGACGCGTTCCTGCGCCGTTGTTTCTTCCACTACATCGCGTTTCCGGATGCCGATACGATGACCCGGATCGTCGACGTGCATCACCCTGACATCAAGAAACGGCTGCTGCGCGAGGCGCTCACCTCTTTCTATGACCTGCGCGAGGTGCCGGGCCTCAAGAAGAAGCCGTCCACATCGGAACTGCTCGACTGGCTGAAGCTTCTCATGGCCGAAGATATCGACCCCGAGGAGTTGCGCACCAACGATCCGGCGAAACTGATCCCGCCTTTGTATGGCGCACTGCTGAAGTCGGAACAGGATGTGCAGCTGTTCGAGCGGCTGGCCTTCCTGAACCGTCGCGAACGCGCCGGCAGCTAG